In Bradyrhizobium sp. 170, the DNA window CCTGGTTTTCGATCCCTACAAGCCCGCCGCCGACATCAAGGCCGCTGGCTGCGAACCAGTTGCCGACCTCAACGCCGCGCTGCCGCGCGCCGACTTCGTCAGCATCCATTGTCCGAAGAATCCGGAGACGGTCGGCATGTTCAATGCTGACAGGCTGAAGCGGTTGAAGCCATCAGCCTATCTGATCAACACGGCGCGCGGCGGCATCGTCGACGAGGCCGCCCTGCACGCCGCGCTGGTGTCCGGCAAGCTTGCCGGTGCGGGCCTCGACGTTTTCGCGCAGGAGCCCCCGCCGGCTGGTCAGGCATTGCTCGCCCTGCCGAACGTCATCATGGCACCGCATGTCGCGGGCGTTACGGTGGAAGCCGTAGATCGGATGAGCGAGCAGACCGCCCGCAACATTCTGAGCGTGCTGGATGGCGATCCCTTGCGCCAGAACGTGATCAATCAGGACGTGCTCGGCTAGATCGTCCGCAGTAGATGACCCTGGGCACGGCCGGTTTACCGGCCGGCCGGCAAGCGAGGTATGCGCATGGCCTTCAAAGAATACGGCAATTACGACGCGGTCGGCCTTGCCGAATTGGTTCGGAAGAAAGACGTCTCAGCCAGGGAATTGCTCGACGAGGCCATCGCCCGTACAGCGAAGGTCGATCCGCAGATCAACGCGGTCGTGGTCAAGCATTACGACTATGCCGAACGCCAGATCGAGCGCGGCCTGCCCGACGGCCCCTTTACCGGCGTACCGTTCCTCCTCAAGGATCTAGACCTCCTGGAGGGAACGCGCACGACCTCCGGCGCCACGGTCCTGAAGGACTTTGTGGCCGACCACAGCGGCACGCTGGCGCAGCGCTTCCTCGACGCCGGCGTCTCGATCTTCGGCAAGAGCTCCAGTCCAGAATTCGGCCTGATGCCGACGACGGAGTCGCGCCTGCACGGGCCGACCCGCAATCCCTGGAATCTCGAGCATTCTTCCGGCGGGTCATCGGGCGGCGCGGCGGCGGCGGTTGCCGCCCGGATCCTGCCCGTCGCACATGCCAGCGATGGCGGCGGCTCGATCCGGATTCCCGCCTCCGCCTCCGGCGTGTTCGGCTTGAAGCCGACCCGGGCGCGCAATCCGCTCGGCCCCGATCGCGGCGAAGGCTGGGGTGGCTTCTCCTGCGGCCATGTCGTGAGCATCAGCGTGCGCGACAGCGCGGTGATGATGGACGCGATCCACGGCCCTGAGCCGTCGAGCCCCTACGTGGCGCCGCCGCCGGGGCGGCCGTTTTCGCAGGAAGTCGGCCGCGATCCCGGTCAGCTCCGGATCGCCTTCACCGACAAATCGCCGTATGGCGACGCCATCGATCCGGAAATCGCGGCAGCCGTACGCGAGATTGCAGGCCTTCTGGCGAGGCTCGGTCATCATGTCGAGGAACGGGCGCCGGTGCTTGCCGCTGATCCCGCCGCAGTCATGGCCACCATTGTCGGCAGCAACACCGCGCTGACGGTGCGGCTGATCGAGCAAAGGCTCGGGCGCGACGCAACGGAAAACGATTTTGAAGTATTGACGCTGGCAAGCGCACACAACGCAAGGAAGACAACTTCGACCGATTACGTCGCTGCCCAACTCGCGGCCTTCCAGATTTCACGCGCCCTTACCACCTTCTTCGAGAGTTGCGACATTTTCCTGTGTCCGACATTGTGCTCACCGCCGCTGCGGATCGGCGAACTCAACACCATGTCGGAGGATCTGTCGCATATTGCCCCGATCCTGCGCCGCTA includes these proteins:
- a CDS encoding amidase; the protein is MAFKEYGNYDAVGLAELVRKKDVSARELLDEAIARTAKVDPQINAVVVKHYDYAERQIERGLPDGPFTGVPFLLKDLDLLEGTRTTSGATVLKDFVADHSGTLAQRFLDAGVSIFGKSSSPEFGLMPTTESRLHGPTRNPWNLEHSSGGSSGGAAAAVAARILPVAHASDGGGSIRIPASASGVFGLKPTRARNPLGPDRGEGWGGFSCGHVVSISVRDSAVMMDAIHGPEPSSPYVAPPPGRPFSQEVGRDPGQLRIAFTDKSPYGDAIDPEIAAAVREIAGLLARLGHHVEERAPVLAADPAAVMATIVGSNTALTVRLIEQRLGRDATENDFEVLTLASAHNARKTTSTDYVAAQLAAFQISRALTTFFESCDIFLCPTLCSPPLRIGELNTMSEDLSHIAPILRRYMPGTSMFNMSGQPAMSVPLAWNKAGLPLGMMFSARFGDEATLFRLAGQLEQERPWKNRIPPVCA